In a genomic window of Ipomoea triloba cultivar NCNSP0323 chromosome 3, ASM357664v1:
- the LOC116014303 gene encoding scarecrow-like protein 15: MKVSFTSNENVSSKTSTLSSCGSNISIQAPPFPAAAAAGVVSYEPKSVLELRRSPSPNVTENAHNPALDAADISAGCDDPLQLADHVLTNFEDWDSLMKDLGLKEDTTKPNSESLQTQFPEFPLAHSLDSAQFLPSEHFSFSDNVTAAQYPPPPLSAGGNSNFTLSGNDFQNHNWNLGFDYVDELIRFAECFETNAVQLAHVILARLNHKLRSATGKPLQRAAFYFKESLQSLLTWSTRMTRPNSSSEIVHTIKAYKIFSNISPIPMFSSFTANQAVLEAVEGSMLVHVIDFDIGLGGHWASFMKELADKAESARAKSALRITALVPDEYAVESRLIRENLTQFAHDLNMAFDIDFVLIHTFELLSFKAIKFMEGEKIAVILSPSIFRRVGAGFVNDLRRISPHVVVHVDNEGLVGFGPSSFRQTVIDGLEFYSTLLESLEAANIGGGGGGDWMRKIETYVLYPKIMEMVGAAGRRGSSWREAFIAAGFRPVVLSQFADFQADCLLGRVQVRGFHVAKRQAEMLLCWHDRALVATSAWR; this comes from the coding sequence ATGAAAGTGTCCTTTACCTCTAATGAAAACGTGAGTTCAAAAACGTCGACGTTGAGTAGCTGTGGGAGTAATATTAGTATCCAGGCCCCACCTTTTccggccgccgccgccgccggagtGGTCAGTTACGAGCCGAAATCTGTTCTCGAGCTCCGCCGCAGTCCCAGCCCTAACGTAACAGAAAACGCGCATAATCCGGCACTAGATGCGGCTGATATCTCGGCCGGTTGCGACGACCCTCTCCAGCTGGCAGATCATGTGCTAACTAACTTTGAAGATTGGGACTCTTTGATGAAAGACTTAGGTCTGAAGGAAGATACAACAAAACCTAATTCCGAGTCGCTCCAGACTCAGTTCCCCGAGTTCCCGCTCGCTCACTCGCTCGATTCCGCTCAGTTCCTGCCGTCTGAGCATTTCAGCTTCTCCGATAACGTCACGGCGGCGCAGTACCCGCCTCCGCCGCTCAGCGCCGGGGGGAATAGTAATTTCACTCTGTCCGGTAATGATTTCCAGAACCATAACTGGAACTTAGGGTTTGACTACGTGGACGAGTTGATCCGGTTCGCCGAGTGCTTCGAAACCAACGCGGTCCAACTCGCTCACGTGATACTGGCACGGCTCAACCATAAACTCAGATCCGCCACCGGAAAGCCGCTCCAGAGAGCTGCCTTCTACTTCAAGGAATCTCTCCAGTCTCTACTCACCTGGTCAACTCGGATGACTCGCCCCAACTCTTCCTCCGAGATTGTGCACACCATCAAAGCCTACAAGATCTTCTCCAACATCTCCCCTATCCCTATGTTCTCCAGCTTCACGGCTAACCAAGCCGTTTTGGAGGCGGTCGAGGGCTCTATGCTTGTCCACGTCATCGACTTCGACATCGGGCTCGGCGGCCACTGGGCTTCGTTCATGAAAGAGCTAGCCGATAAAGCCGAGTCGGCTCGCGCCAAGTCGGCTCTACGCATAACGGCTCTCGTCCCGGATGAATACGCCGTGGAGTCGAGGCTGATCAGAGAGAATCTGACTCAATTCGCGCACGATCTAAACATGGCTTTCGATATAGATTTTGTGTTGATTCACACGTTTGAGCTGTTATCTTTCAAGGCGATTAAGTTCATGGAGGGAGAGAAAATCGCGGTGATTTTATCTCCGTCGATATTCAGGCGGGTCGGGGCGGGGTTCGTGAACGATCTCCGCCGGATTTCGCCGCACGTGGTGGTGCACGTGGACAACGAGGGGCTGGTAGGTTTTGGCCCGTCTTCTTTCCGGCAGACGGTGATAGACGGACTGGAGTTTTACTCGACGCTGCTGGAGTCTCTGGAGGCGGCGAACattggcggcggcggcggcggcgactgGATGAGGAAGATCGAGACGTACGTTTTGTATCCGAAGATAATGGAAATGGTGGGGGCGGCGGGGCGCCGCGGGTCGTCGTGGAGGGAGGCGTTTATTGCGGCGGGTTTCAGGCCGGTTGTTTTGAGTCAGTTTGCGGACTTCCAGGCGGACTGCTTACTTGGCAGGGTGCAGGTAAGAGGATTCCACGTGGCGAAGAGGCAGGCGGAGATGCTGCTCTGCTGGCACGATAGGGCCCTCGTAGCCACGtcagcttggaggtga
- the LOC116013703 gene encoding G-box-binding factor 1 isoform X3 encodes MGSGDDGTPTKPSKPASTQETPAIPSYPDWSNPMQAYYGAGATPPFFASTVASPTPHPYLWGSQHPLMPPYGTPVPYPALYPPGGVYAHPNMTMAPSTVQANAESDAKASEGKEKASGKKSKGSSGGKAGDSKKAASSSGNDGATQSAESGSDGSSDASDENNNQEFSASKKGSFDQMLANGTHAQSNAKATNYQTSVPGNPAISLPATNLNIGMDLWNPSSAGPGAIKMQSNPQQDERELKRQKRKQSNRESARRSRLRKQAECEELQHRVETLNSENRSLRDELQRLSEECVKLTSENDSIKDELTRLCRPDAIPKLENNGAHIQAKPDEGNS; translated from the exons ATGGGGTCGGGTGATGATGGCACTCCCACAAAACCTTCAAAGCCTGCTTCAACTCAG GAGACACCAGCTATACCTTCATATCCTGATTGGTCAAATCCTATGCAG GCTTATTATGGTGCTGGAGCCACACCTCCTTTCTTTGCCTCAACTGTTGCGTCCCCTACACCCCACCCCTATCTGTGGGGAAGCCAG CATCCTCTAATGCCACCTTATGGGACTCCAGTTCCATATCCTGCTTTATATCCTCCTGGTGGAGTCTATGCTCATCCCAATATGACAATG gcTCCAAGTACAGTGCAGGCAAATGCTGAATCAGATGCAAAGGCATCTGAGGGGAAGGAAAAGGCTTCTGGGAAAAAATCAAAGGGAAGTTCTGGTGGCAAGGCTGGAGACAGCAAAAAAGCAGCTTCTAGCTCAGGAAATGATGGTGCCACCCAAAG TGCTGAAAGTGGAAGTGATGGCTCATCAGATGCAAGCGATGAGAACAATAACCAG GAATTTTCTGCCTCCAAGAAAGGAAGCTTCGATCAGATGCTTGCCAATG GGACCCATGCACAGAGCAATGCTAAAGCAACTAATTACCAGACTTCAGTGCCTGGGAATCCTGCCATTTCTTTACCTGCAACTAACCTAAATATTGGGATGGATTTATGGAATCCTTCTTCAGCTGGTCCTGGAGCCATTAAAATGCAATCAAATCCACAG CAGGATGAACGTGAACTGAAAAGGCAAAAGAGGAAGCAGTCTAACCGGGAGTCTGCTAGGAGATCAAGATTACGCAAACAG GCCGAGTGTGAAGAGCTACAACATAGGGTTGAGACATTGAACAGTGAGAACAGATCGCTCAGGGACGAGCTGCAAAGGCTTTCTGAGGAATGCGTGAAGCTGACATCTGAGAATGATTCAATAAAG GACGAATTAACTAGATTGTGTAGGCCTGATGCCATACCTAAGCTAGAGAATAATGGGGCGCATATCCAAGCAAAGCCCGACGAAGGTAACAGCTAA
- the LOC116013703 gene encoding G-box-binding factor 1 isoform X1, with amino-acid sequence MGSGDDGTPTKPSKPASTQETPAIPSYPDWSNPMQAYYGAGATPPFFASTVASPTPHPYLWGSQHPLMPPYGTPVPYPALYPPGGVYAHPNMTMAPSTVQANAESDAKASEGKEKASGKKSKGSSGGKAGDSKKAASSSGNDGATQSAESGSDGSSDASDENNNQEFSASKKGSFDQMLANGTHAQSNAKATNYQTSVPGNPAISLPATNLNIGMDLWNPSSAGPGAIKMQSNPQVGREGMMSDQWIQQDERELKRQKRKQSNRESARRSRLRKQAECEELQHRVETLNSENRSLRDELQRLSEECVKLTSENDSIKDELTRLCRPDAIPKLENNGAHIQAKPDEGNS; translated from the exons ATGGGGTCGGGTGATGATGGCACTCCCACAAAACCTTCAAAGCCTGCTTCAACTCAG GAGACACCAGCTATACCTTCATATCCTGATTGGTCAAATCCTATGCAG GCTTATTATGGTGCTGGAGCCACACCTCCTTTCTTTGCCTCAACTGTTGCGTCCCCTACACCCCACCCCTATCTGTGGGGAAGCCAG CATCCTCTAATGCCACCTTATGGGACTCCAGTTCCATATCCTGCTTTATATCCTCCTGGTGGAGTCTATGCTCATCCCAATATGACAATG gcTCCAAGTACAGTGCAGGCAAATGCTGAATCAGATGCAAAGGCATCTGAGGGGAAGGAAAAGGCTTCTGGGAAAAAATCAAAGGGAAGTTCTGGTGGCAAGGCTGGAGACAGCAAAAAAGCAGCTTCTAGCTCAGGAAATGATGGTGCCACCCAAAG TGCTGAAAGTGGAAGTGATGGCTCATCAGATGCAAGCGATGAGAACAATAACCAG GAATTTTCTGCCTCCAAGAAAGGAAGCTTCGATCAGATGCTTGCCAATG GGACCCATGCACAGAGCAATGCTAAAGCAACTAATTACCAGACTTCAGTGCCTGGGAATCCTGCCATTTCTTTACCTGCAACTAACCTAAATATTGGGATGGATTTATGGAATCCTTCTTCAGCTGGTCCTGGAGCCATTAAAATGCAATCAAATCCACAGGTGGGGCGTGAAGGAATGATGTCTGACCAGTGGATTCAG CAGGATGAACGTGAACTGAAAAGGCAAAAGAGGAAGCAGTCTAACCGGGAGTCTGCTAGGAGATCAAGATTACGCAAACAG GCCGAGTGTGAAGAGCTACAACATAGGGTTGAGACATTGAACAGTGAGAACAGATCGCTCAGGGACGAGCTGCAAAGGCTTTCTGAGGAATGCGTGAAGCTGACATCTGAGAATGATTCAATAAAG GACGAATTAACTAGATTGTGTAGGCCTGATGCCATACCTAAGCTAGAGAATAATGGGGCGCATATCCAAGCAAAGCCCGACGAAGGTAACAGCTAA
- the LOC116013703 gene encoding G-box-binding factor 1 isoform X4 — MGSGDDGTPTKPSKPASTQETPAIPSYPDWSNPMQAYYGAGATPPFFASTVASPTPHPYLWGSQHPLMPPYGTPVPYPALYPPGGVYAHPNMTMAPSTVQANAESDAKASEGKEKASGKKSKGSSGGKAGDSKKAASSSGNDGATQSAESGSDGSSDASDENNNQEFSASKKGSFDQMLANGTHAQSNAKATNYQTSVPGNPAISLPATNLNIGMDLWNPSSAGPGAIKMQSNPQDERELKRQKRKQSNRESARRSRLRKQAECEELQHRVETLNSENRSLRDELQRLSEECVKLTSENDSIKDELTRLCRPDAIPKLENNGAHIQAKPDEGNS; from the exons ATGGGGTCGGGTGATGATGGCACTCCCACAAAACCTTCAAAGCCTGCTTCAACTCAG GAGACACCAGCTATACCTTCATATCCTGATTGGTCAAATCCTATGCAG GCTTATTATGGTGCTGGAGCCACACCTCCTTTCTTTGCCTCAACTGTTGCGTCCCCTACACCCCACCCCTATCTGTGGGGAAGCCAG CATCCTCTAATGCCACCTTATGGGACTCCAGTTCCATATCCTGCTTTATATCCTCCTGGTGGAGTCTATGCTCATCCCAATATGACAATG gcTCCAAGTACAGTGCAGGCAAATGCTGAATCAGATGCAAAGGCATCTGAGGGGAAGGAAAAGGCTTCTGGGAAAAAATCAAAGGGAAGTTCTGGTGGCAAGGCTGGAGACAGCAAAAAAGCAGCTTCTAGCTCAGGAAATGATGGTGCCACCCAAAG TGCTGAAAGTGGAAGTGATGGCTCATCAGATGCAAGCGATGAGAACAATAACCAG GAATTTTCTGCCTCCAAGAAAGGAAGCTTCGATCAGATGCTTGCCAATG GGACCCATGCACAGAGCAATGCTAAAGCAACTAATTACCAGACTTCAGTGCCTGGGAATCCTGCCATTTCTTTACCTGCAACTAACCTAAATATTGGGATGGATTTATGGAATCCTTCTTCAGCTGGTCCTGGAGCCATTAAAATGCAATCAAATCCACAG GATGAACGTGAACTGAAAAGGCAAAAGAGGAAGCAGTCTAACCGGGAGTCTGCTAGGAGATCAAGATTACGCAAACAG GCCGAGTGTGAAGAGCTACAACATAGGGTTGAGACATTGAACAGTGAGAACAGATCGCTCAGGGACGAGCTGCAAAGGCTTTCTGAGGAATGCGTGAAGCTGACATCTGAGAATGATTCAATAAAG GACGAATTAACTAGATTGTGTAGGCCTGATGCCATACCTAAGCTAGAGAATAATGGGGCGCATATCCAAGCAAAGCCCGACGAAGGTAACAGCTAA
- the LOC116013703 gene encoding G-box-binding factor 1 isoform X2: MGSGDDGTPTKPSKPASTQETPAIPSYPDWSNPMQAYYGAGATPPFFASTVASPTPHPYLWGSQHPLMPPYGTPVPYPALYPPGGVYAHPNMTMAPSTVQANAESDAKASEGKEKASGKKSKGSSGGKAGDSKKAASSSGNDGATQSAESGSDGSSDASDENNNQEFSASKKGSFDQMLANGTHAQSNAKATNYQTSVPGNPAISLPATNLNIGMDLWNPSSAGPGAIKMQSNPQVGREGMMSDQWIQDERELKRQKRKQSNRESARRSRLRKQAECEELQHRVETLNSENRSLRDELQRLSEECVKLTSENDSIKDELTRLCRPDAIPKLENNGAHIQAKPDEGNS; this comes from the exons ATGGGGTCGGGTGATGATGGCACTCCCACAAAACCTTCAAAGCCTGCTTCAACTCAG GAGACACCAGCTATACCTTCATATCCTGATTGGTCAAATCCTATGCAG GCTTATTATGGTGCTGGAGCCACACCTCCTTTCTTTGCCTCAACTGTTGCGTCCCCTACACCCCACCCCTATCTGTGGGGAAGCCAG CATCCTCTAATGCCACCTTATGGGACTCCAGTTCCATATCCTGCTTTATATCCTCCTGGTGGAGTCTATGCTCATCCCAATATGACAATG gcTCCAAGTACAGTGCAGGCAAATGCTGAATCAGATGCAAAGGCATCTGAGGGGAAGGAAAAGGCTTCTGGGAAAAAATCAAAGGGAAGTTCTGGTGGCAAGGCTGGAGACAGCAAAAAAGCAGCTTCTAGCTCAGGAAATGATGGTGCCACCCAAAG TGCTGAAAGTGGAAGTGATGGCTCATCAGATGCAAGCGATGAGAACAATAACCAG GAATTTTCTGCCTCCAAGAAAGGAAGCTTCGATCAGATGCTTGCCAATG GGACCCATGCACAGAGCAATGCTAAAGCAACTAATTACCAGACTTCAGTGCCTGGGAATCCTGCCATTTCTTTACCTGCAACTAACCTAAATATTGGGATGGATTTATGGAATCCTTCTTCAGCTGGTCCTGGAGCCATTAAAATGCAATCAAATCCACAGGTGGGGCGTGAAGGAATGATGTCTGACCAGTGGATTCAG GATGAACGTGAACTGAAAAGGCAAAAGAGGAAGCAGTCTAACCGGGAGTCTGCTAGGAGATCAAGATTACGCAAACAG GCCGAGTGTGAAGAGCTACAACATAGGGTTGAGACATTGAACAGTGAGAACAGATCGCTCAGGGACGAGCTGCAAAGGCTTTCTGAGGAATGCGTGAAGCTGACATCTGAGAATGATTCAATAAAG GACGAATTAACTAGATTGTGTAGGCCTGATGCCATACCTAAGCTAGAGAATAATGGGGCGCATATCCAAGCAAAGCCCGACGAAGGTAACAGCTAA
- the LOC116012544 gene encoding serine/threonine-protein kinase STY13-like: MADQTVVLSPPTSVGKNRAEFNGDRIDNTLLIDIRDISFGPMINDGAYSIVYEGLYKSTPVAIKVIQPEKAVNVSPQRKGKFEREVMLLARMQHENVVKLIGAVMEPALILVTELLSCGTLQRYLWSVRPNCPDLKLSLNFALDICRAMEHLHSNGIMHRDLKPSNLLLTDDKIVKLADFGLAREEAETEMTSEAGTYRWMAPEVFNTDSLGPLKHYNHKVDVYSFSLILWEMLTNRTPYKGRNNIMVAYASAKNMRPNVDNIPRNLGSLITACWAENPADRPEFVQISETLENILGNITDDMLVPEANSLMNEDADSPGTSWLMDQAIANLNRKKLKKKNKKKKAALCCCFSSSSEDSL, translated from the exons ATGGCCGATCAGACTGTCGTCCTTTCTCCCCCTACTTCAGTTGGAAAGAATCGTGCTGAGTTCAATGGTGACAGGATTGATAATACGCTTCTGATCGATATTCGTGACATCTCTTTTGGGCCCATGATCAATGATGGCGCCTACTCCATTGTCTATGAAGGATT GTATAAATCTACACCTGTCGCTATAAAAGTAATACAGCCAGAAAAAGCGGTGAATGTGAGTCCTCAGCGGAAAGGCAAATTTGAGCGGGAAGTTATGCTGTTGGCTAGAATGCAGCATGAAAATGTTGTGAAG CTTATTGGTGCCGTCATGGAACCAGCCCTGATTTTAGTTACAGAACTTCTGAGTTGCGGTACACTTCAAAGGTACTTGTGGAGTGTCCGACCCAATTGCCCAGATTTGAAGCTTTCTTTAAATTTCGCATTGGATATCTGTCGAGCCATGGAACATTTGCACAGTAATGGCATCATGCACCGCGACTTGAAACCCA GTAATCTTCTTCTCACTGATGACAAGATAGTTAAGCTGGCTGACTTTGGACTGGCCAGGGAGGAGGCAGAAACCGAAATGACTAGTGAAGCTGGAACCTATCGTTGGATGGCTCCCGAG GTCTTTAATACTGACTCGTTGGGACCGTTGAAGCATTACAATCATAAGGTGGATGTCTACAGTTTCTCGTTGATTCTTTGGGAGATGCTGACAAACAGAACTCCTTACAAAGGACGAAACAACATCATGGTGGCATATGCATCAGCCAAG AACATGAGGCCTAATGTGGATAACATCCCGAGGAACCTTGGCTCCCTCATCACCGCCTGTTGGGCGGAGAACCCTGCAGACAGACCAGAGTTCGTGCAAATATCAGAAACCTTAGAAAACATTCTCGGAAATATTACCGATGATATGCTTGTGCCAGAAGCAAATTCTCTGATGAATGAAGATGCAGATTCTCCCGGCACAAGCTGGTTGATGGACCAGGCTATTGCCAATTTGAACCGGAAGAAGcttaagaagaagaataagaaaaagaaagctGCTCTCTGTTGCTGTTTCTCAAGCTCTTCCGAGGACTCTCTCTAG
- the LOC116012412 gene encoding uncharacterized protein LOC116012412 — translation MDQEFNALLQNQTWCLVPPTASMNIIGCKWVFRTKRKADGSVERYKARLVAKGFNQVPGQDFFDTFSPADVSLFYYSRGSATVYLLVYVDDILVMSNEHGALEALLSKLSSTFKIRDLGEPGFFLGIETVKCADGVLLSQRRYMTDILKRAGMTDCKPVSTPTTTSKTISTCTDPYDDPTQYRSIAGALQYLTITRPDLSFAVNLLCQHMHAPTTAHWEQLKRVLRYVKGTMSLGLRLRKSSSGELHAFSDSDWAGCPTDRKSTSGHAVFLGTNLVSWVCKKQRTVARSSTEAEYKALADVCAKVLWILSLLREIGISPLPVPKLWCDNLGATYMCANPIFHARTKHVEIDYHFVRDRVAAGDIQVHFISTKDQLAHIFTK, via the exons atggatcaggagttcaatgccttgttgcagaatcagacatggtgcttggttcctcccactgcgtctatgaatattattggctgcaagtgggtgtttcgcacgaagaggaaggctgatggatctgttgagcgctacaaggccaggctcgtggctaaagggtttaatcaggtcccgggtcaagatttctttgacactttcagcccgg ctgatgtttcgttattttattattctcgtggatcggctactgtttacctgcttgtttatgtggatgatattcttgttatgagcaatgagcatggtgcattggaggctttgctctccaagctctctagtactttcaagattagagatcttggtgagcctgggtttttccttgggattgaaacagtcaagtgtgcagatggagtgttgctttctcagcgcaggtatatgactgacatacttaaacgagctggtatgacagactgcaaacctgtgtctacacctactacgacttcaaagacaatatctacctgtacagatccatatgatgatcccacacaataccggagcattgcaggtgcactacagtacctaactatcacgagaccagatttatcctttgcagttaatctgctttgtcagcacatgcatgctccaaccactgcacactgggaacaactgaaacgtgtgttaaggtatgttaaaggtactatgtctttgggtctgcgattgcgaaagtcaagttcaggtgagcttcatgcattctcggattctgactgggctggttgtcctacggatagaaagtctactagtgggcatgctgtgtttcttggaaccaatctagtgtcctgggtatgcaagaaacaaaggactgttgctcgatcttctactgaagcagagtacaaggctcttgcagatgtatgtgctaaagttctgtggatcctctcgttgctgcgagaaataggaatttcacctcttccagtgcccaaactttggtgtgacaatcttggagctacttatatgtgtgctaatcctatttttcatgctcgcacaaagcatgtcgaaattgattatcactttgtgagagacagagtggctgcaggagacattcaggtgcactttatttctactaaggatcagctagctcatattttcaccaag